GTCTCtatcggcctcggcctcgatgatggAAAGACGCAGGGCAGTTCGCGACCAGGATTGGGAAGAGGTTGTTCGACAGGGGCTGCTGCCATGGATTAAACTTGCTCCAGCTTCATCCAGGGTATCATTGTAGTAGATGTGTTTGTGTCGTCGTAGCCCAgtcccccccgccccccggTTCCGCGTCCCTGTCTTTCCGGGCGCCGGGGCAGATCACCGACCCCGTCATCAACCCGAGCTTGGCGAAAGGGCATCGTCTACGTGTTCTACGGAGTCCGGAGCGCCCGACAAGGTCTACATCTGAGGTCCGAGAGAGGGGTGTCTGACGGACCAGCCCATAAGAACTTGCTAGCCCGGCTCTGGCCCAGACGGCTCGCTGTCCGTCAAAAAGCCTCGTCTTGTCCCTGCAGATTGGCCATGCTCCAGCCGTGGTAGCTAGCCCCAGTCCCTGCTACCGAATACCACCTAATCCCGACTCGCAATCGGAGGTGGCGTTTTGGACTTCTAAACGAAGCCGCGATCCTTTCTTGTTTTCAAAAACCGTGCGCACTTTCCACTCGGTTGTGCGACCGGtaccgttgttgtctttttcgGTATTGATACCTGCGTCCTGTGTCTCCCGCTCTTATACATGATCATGTTCGTCGTCGCGTCTGCCGTTGCTCGTTGATGTAGAATCTTTCTAGGTCCGCATCAGGCCCCGAGCACCCACAGCTCGACGCCCAGCACGCCGAACTTCTCACCCTCGTCGCTGAGGGGCTCGTTGCCGAATGTCTGGCTGCGCCCGCTGTGCCCGCGGTCGAGGCTGTCGTCGAGCCACAGCCCGTAGTGGccgtcgccagcgccgacgCTGAGGAACCCCGTCTCGCAATTGATGTAGTAGTCGTTGACGCCCGAGTAGGGGAACGCCTTGAAACGAATGGACTCGCTCGGCGCTGgggacggcgtcggcctgTCGCTGTCGAGAAAGGTCGAGCGGGTTGGGCTCGCCACGGTGGTGATGCGCGTTAGGTTCGTCGTGTCGGcggagggtggcggcggaagGGGGGTAAGAGTAGAGGCTCGCCAGAGGAAGCATTCGCCGTTGCCAAAATACTTGGGCGCCGGGTGGGGGTATTCGGAGAGGTAGGCGCCGAAAGTCTGGTCATGGACCCTTGGGTTAACCACGTGGTCTTCAAAAGGGTGCCGGGTGCTCTGACGATGCAATTACCCGTACTGGAAAAAGCACGGGAGAAGCAGGGAGGGTCGGGTTAAACTTACGCCGCCAGCATCATCTCTCACAACCAGCACAAAACCGACACGCTGACCATGGTAGTTGGCTGCCTTCTGGTACAGCGTCGTCAGACTGGCGCCGTCCTGCTCCAGGCTGTAGATCAACTTCCAATCTTCCATGATCCTCAACCTCTCTGGCAGCATGATACGgatctcctcggccacgccATGGCTCAGCAACCgcgcgctcggcggcgtgctGTCCTTGAAGCCGCTCAGAACGATGGGATcgaggggcggcgggcggaagGGGCTCGCGGTACGGCTGATATGGGAGGGGACGAAGACACCGTTGACGCCGTCTTTGAGGGCGGCACCGCTGATGGGCTCGGTGTGCGCGTGGGCGAGGTGTGATGACTCCTGCGAGTGACCGCTGTGAGGATAGGACTCGGGAATGTCGGAGGAGAAGCGGCGGATGAGACCGGACCACATGGTTGTGATCACGGAATTCGAGAGGGACGGAGCAGTGGAGGAGTGTGGCGTGTGGGCGCCTGAGGAGGATGGTGTTTCGGGGGGGCTCTGATAGGCCATACTTCGACGTCGTGGGTAtcgaggtcgatgatgcAGATGTATTTAGGGGCGGGCGTTGGGTAGATAGCGGGACAGGAGGAGAAGTTGATTGCGGCGGTTGCGGTGGCAGGACGGGGTCTTATCATCGAAAGAGACGCTACGTCAGCCTAAGTGGTTTGGGAGGGAAAAGCGTGCGAGTGCAAGACGAAAACGACAGTGGTTGGCTATCTAGGCGAGCACGACGAGAAAACAAGGAACAGAACAAGTGCTTGGGAAGTGATCTTATGTTATATTCGATGAGGCAAAAAGTGCGGCTCGTCAGCATGTAAAAGGTAAGGAAAGGTAAGGaaaggtaaggtaaggtgAAGCAGAAAATGAGCAAAGGCGAGTAAGTTGGCTGATCATCCGGGTCGGCATGTCGCCGGTGCAGCTTTGTCTTTCGGCCAGCGGCGGTGAGTTCGGATTCGTCCCGCAGTGCTCTGCAGAAGAGCTGGCCGGACAAGTAGAGGTTCTCAGCTCAAGTGGACTGACTGACAGACTGGCGGCTGACACTTTGAACGCAGCACGAACCCAGGGTCAAGTCGCTGATTGGCGCCGAATGGACGCCACGAATGGGGTAGGACTTTATTTACTGCAAAGGGAATACTCTGTAGGTTACCGTACTAACCCGTATCTTCATGGATAAGATCCATGAGGATGTGGTACGTATAGCAGTTGTATGTGCAGTCCTTTTGCCACTGGTGGCCAGCTGTCAATCTAAAGGCTAAAATTTATGCTTCGTTCCTGCCGGCCAACCCCGGCCACCCCGGAGCCGGGCGCCCGGACGGCCGGTCTCGTCTACGGTTACGTACAAGTCGCAGCCATTCCAATGCCATCTTACCCTAGCATTACCTGATGGAATTCGGCCAGCGTGCGACACTTATACCTAAACCAACGGGCTGGCTGTAAAACTTTGCACGACGAAGCAAATAGTACTCGGCCGGTTAGGAAAATTTGTATTTCCGTGGAATTGATCTAACATAATCATTACCTTGAACAGGCTTTGTGCTGTTCCCCGCCCTTCGCTC
The DNA window shown above is from Colletotrichum destructivum chromosome 2, complete sequence and carries:
- a CDS encoding Putative TLDc domain-containing protein, with translation MAYQSPPETPSSSGAHTPHSSTAPSLSNSVITTMWSGLIRRFSSDIPESYPHSGHSQESSHLAHAHTEPISGAALKDGVNGVFVPSHISRTASPFRPPPLDPIVLSGFKDSTPPSARLLSHGVAEEIRIMLPERLRIMEDWKLIYSLEQDGASLTTLYQKAANYHGQRVGFVLVVRDDAGGTFGAYLSEYPHPAPKYFGNGECFLWRASTLTPLPPPPSADTTNLTRITTVASPTRSTFLDSDRPTPSPAPSESIRFKAFPYSGVNDYYINCETGFLSVGAGDGHYGLWLDDSLDRGHSGRSQTFGNEPLSDEGEKFGVLGVELWVLGA